CGCCTCGTCCGCAGCGCGAGAACCCGCCTCTATCTATCTGTCCGGCCTCGCCTTTCCGCTTTGCGACAAATTCGCGACGGTTGCGTGACAGTGGCCTCCGGGCCCCGGCTTTTGGGGCTGTTTTGCTGCCGCGCTGCAGCATCCGGGCTGGCTTTCGCCTGCCGGGCGGGGCAATCTCTCCCCTGTGCCGGTTGAGGATAAGTAGCAGGATTTCCCCTCGTGATCGTGATGATGATCTGCCACTACGACGACACGAATTCGAGTGGCGGGCTCGACAAGCAGGCGCGGCTTTTGAGCCACACCCTGCGCGATGGCGGGGAAGACGTGATCATGCTGGCCAGTACGCGCAAATATGCGCGGGCCGGCTGGACGGACGACCGAGGCGTGCCGGTCCGCTATTTCTGGACCTATGCAAGCCCACAGGTTTCCGGGCGTTATCTGCCCGCGGCGCTGATCTGGGCGGTGCAGCTTTTCTTCTGGGTCTGGCGCAACCGGGCGAAGATCGACGTCATTCACGGTCATCAGATCCGCATTCATGCCTTTGTCGGCGCGCTCGCGAACCGGTTTTTCGGCATTCCCGCCATTCTGAAATCGGCCACCGGCGGCGAGGGGGCGGACATCAAGGCGATAGGGTCGCGCAAATATTTTGGCGCGCCGGGCCGTAATTTCGTCATCCGGCACACCGATATTTTCATCGCGACCACGAAATCGATCGAGGAAGATTTGCTGCGTTTCAACGTGCCGGCCGAGAAAATCCGCATCATTCCCAATGGTTTGCCGCTTGCGCCGCCCGCTCCCGGTGCGCCTGCGGAGGTCCGTTCGCGGCGCGCCCTTTTCCTCGGCCGCCTGGCGCCCGACAAGAACGCGCCGGAGCTTGCGCGTGCCGCATGTGAGCTTGCGGATGGCGCTTCGCTCACCGTCGATTTCTACGGGCGCGGGCGCGAGTTGCCGCAGCTTGAAGCGGCGCTGGCGGCGGCGGGCAATCCGGCCGTCACCTATCGCGGCTTCGTCGATCATCCGGGTACGATCCTGCGGGACTACGGCTATTTGCTGCTGCCCTCCAATGCGGAAGGCCTCTCCAACGCGATGCTCGAAGCGATGGCGCATGGTGTCGTTCCGGTCGCAACGCGGGTCAGCGGTTGTGTCGATCACATCACACCGGGGATAACCGGCTTCTTTTTCGACAGCATTTCGCATGAGGATTTGCTGCGCGGTTTGCGGCTTGTCCCCGCCACCTCCGTTGAAGAATGGCAGCGCATGTCGGCGGCGGCGGAGACTTATGCCCGGGCGCATTTCGACATCAGCAACGTCGCCGGTTCCTACCGGCAGCTATACGGGCACCTCTCCGGCGGGCAGGCAGCATGAAAATCGTTATTGCGACACATGGGTTCCTGCCGAATATCGGCGGCGTTTCGACCAATGTATCGATCCTGGCAAAGGGCTTCGTCGCGGCTGGCCATGACGTCACCGTCGTCACGCTAAGTCCAGGCCCCACCGAGGGTTATGGCCACAGGGTGATCCGCCGGCCGATGCCGTGGCAGCTTTTCCGGCTCTATCGGGAAGCGGATATCCTCATCCTGTCCAACCTCGCCATCAAGCTCATCTATCCCCTGCTTGTTCTGAAGCGTCCCTTCGCGCTCCGCCACCATTCGGAAAGCGCTTTCCGGCTCTCTTCCTCGCCTTTTTCCATCGATATGCTGCGCCGCGCCGTGTTGCCGCGCGCGCGGCATTTCATGACAAGTGCCTATGTCGGACGGCGGAGCGGCTTCCCGGACTATTCGATCACGCATCCCTTCGCGAACCCGCATCACATCACCGCCGACATCATCCTCCCTGCAAAAGACCGCGCAAATGCTGTGTTTGTGGGGAGGCTCGAGCCGGAAAAAGGCATCCTCTATCTGCTCGACCGCTGGGCGGATATCCGCGCCGCCCTTGGCGTCGACAGGCTCCGGGTCATCGGCAATGGCAGCCTCGTCGCCGAGGTCGAACGGCGTATTGCGGCCGGCGAAGTGAGCCATGTGGATTATGTCGGCCATTTGCAGCGCGGCGAAACGGCACGCGAAATGGGCCGCGCCGCCTTTTCGCTGGTGCCTTCCCTATGGGAAGAGCCCTTCGGCGCGGTCAGCCTCGAATCCCTCGCCGCAGGCGCCGTCGTCATCCATACCGATCGCGGCGGCTTGCCGGAAACGACCGGCGGCCTCGGCATTTCCTTCAATCCCGACGATCCGGCGAGCCTTGCCAAGGCGCTCGTCGAGGCGCGTGACCTGTGCGCAAGGCTGCTCGCGTCTCCCGATGAAGAAGCTCGCTACATGGCGGAAGTGGCTGCACATGCAGGGAAATTTCGGCCGGAAGTCGTCGTCGAGAAAATCATTTCGGTCATGACCAGCCATGAGTGACCTTTCCGCACCGCGCCATGCAGGCATGACGGCTCTTGCCGCGCGGCATGACGAGATTGCCGGACTTGTCCCCGGCGACAGGCGCATCGCCTATCTTGACTACCCGCTCGGCAAGAATGTCGGCGACCTGCTCATCATGCTGGGCACGCTGAAATTCTTCGAGCGGCATGGGCTGAAAGTGCGGTTGTCGCGGACGCTGAAGAACACGCCGCCGCGCGGCCGCCTGCCGATCGGTGAGGGGGATACGATCGTCCTGCAGGGCGGCGGCAATTTCGGCGATCTCTACCCGCATATCCAGAATTACCGCGAGCGCATCATCGAGGAATATCCAGACCACAAGGTTCTGATTTTTCCGCAAACGATCTTCTTCAAGGACAAGGAGAAGCTCAAGCGGTCCGCCGAGAAAATGATGAGGCATCCCGATCTCACATTTTTTGTCCGCGACAGGGCAAGCGAGGCGCTGGCGCGGCCGCTGTTCGGCGAAAAGGTCAGGCTGGTGCCCGACATGGCGCATCAGCTCTGGCCGGATCTCCATCAGCGGATCGGGAGTCGAGGAGAACAGGCGTCAAATCCGCTGTTCTTCATTCGAAAGGACGAAGAAGCGGGGGATTCCTTCGCGGCGATCGAGGCGCACAAGGCGCAATTTCTCGACTGGGAGGATGTGAACTACACATCCTTGCGCGTCTGGAAGCGCGTGTTTGACGAACTCGCGCAGCTGGAGCTGCGGCTGGGCTTCTCCTTCGGACTGGAAGCCGCCTACTTCAATATCATCCGCGGCGAGGTGGATAAAGTTGCCCGCCGGATGGCTCGGCATGATGTGTGGATTACGTCGCGCCTGCACGGCTTTATCCTCGGACTGCTGCTCGGCAAGCCGGTCTTCGCCATCGACAACAGCTACGGCAAGCTTTCGTCCTATGTGGAGACGTGGCGGGAAGATATTCGCGACATCAAGCTTCTCTCCGGCGAAACCGATGCTGAAGAGGCAATCGCCTTCCTCAACAAGGCGCGCGGGCTCGACCGCCATGCTCTCTGGCAGGCCTATAGCGACACTTGCCGGTAATCTAGGCGGGATTGCTGTAGGTCCGGCGCGCCGTTTCGGCCCAGGAGAATTTGCGGGCATGCGCGCGGCACAGTTGAGCCACCGGAATCTTTTCTTTCAAGGCATTCAGGTCATGTATCGCGCCGGCGATGGCCTTGGCGGTTTCGGAGCCGACGAGGATGCCGGTTTCTCCGTCGGCGACGACCTCGGAAATGCCGCCGCTGCGCGTCGCGACCGAGGGGCATCCCAGGGCGGCTGCTTCCAGCAGCACAAGCCCGAAGCCCTCAATCTTTCCAGGCAGCGGCAGAGCGCATAGAAGCTGCATCGATGCTCTCCTGTACAGGCGCCCGAGATCATCGCGAGAGACGGCGCCAGCGAGCTTCATGTCAATGCCGAGAGCCGCCGCCTTGTCCCGGATCGCCTGCTCGTAAATCTTATCCACGGTGCGGCCGCAGACAACATAGTTGATCGTTTTCTCCGGATGGGTGGCCTGATACTCGGCTATGGCATCAAGCGCCAGGAGATGTCCCTTGCGAGGCTCAAGCCGCCCGACGGTGCAGATCACCTCGGCGCTTTCCGGTATTGCTGCGAGGTCCGGATGTTCGAAGGCGCCTGCCGGTTCGACAAACCAGTCTTCTCCGACGCCGAGCGGGACGGTGAAACAGGGCGCGCAGCGCGGAAAATTGCGGTCGTAAATCGACTTCGTGAAATCGGAATTGGAGAGAACACGGTCGGCGGCAAAATAGACGGCCCATGCCACAAGCTTGGAAGGAGACCAGCGGTCGAACTTCGCCACGTCGCTGCCATGTGCCATCACTATGTAATGGCGGCCCATGAGGATGCGCGCCACGAGGCAGATTATGGCCGCGCGAATGTCCGCCGCATGGTTGAGTGTGTTGCGATCCAGCCGGGCGATGTGACGCAGGGTCGAAAACAGGCCACGCAGCGTGAGCTTGTGGTGGCTCAGCAGCCGAGAGACAGGGAGATCGGTGTCGTGCGTATCCGGATAGACGGGCGCTACCACCGACACTTTTGTGAAAGCCGACGCTTCCGTCGCCAGATTATGCGCATAGCTCGCAATGCCGCCCGGAAAGGGCGGATATTCGAACGCGATCACGCATAAAGCCGGTGTGCTTCCGCGGGGCGTGGTTTCGTTCATTCGCGAATCCAGTTCATCAAGCGGTCCGGCCTCTTATGGCGCGTCGTACAGTCCAGAAGGATTGACGGAGGGCCGGGCCGATCCAGGCCGGCAGCAGAGATATCGCGAGATAGGCATAGATGCGCCAGTAAGGCGGATCCGACTGAAAGGCCTGCCACAGATAGCCGAGAGCCTCGTTTCTTTCGCCATGCTTCGCGCAATCATTGGCAGTCGCAGCATATCGACGTGCCATTCGCTTCGCGGCGAGAGGCTTCAACCGAGGGTTACGCGCGGTAAACCGTTCGGTGAGACGGATCGCGACGGGTAACAATCCGCCGAGCCTCGCCGTCAGGTTCTTCCCATGGCGGCGTTTGTAAAGAAAGCCGCCGGGTACGTGTTGAAAGCGCCAATTTTCGGCAATGCGAAGAAACATTTCCGTGTCTTCACCGAGGCGTATTTCGGCGTCGAACGGACCGACATCGTCGAATACCGCCCGCCGGATGATTGCCGTGGAGGGAATAACCGGCGCGTCGTGAATGAAATACTCTTCAAGCAACTTGTCGTTCGAGGCCTGGTATGCGCGAACAAGAACAAGACGCGCATCAGAAGCGTCTGGAAGGGTGAAATCGTAGAAATCGCTATAGACAAGTCCGACGGTGGGCGCCTTTGCCAAAACGGCCAGTTGGGCGGCTGTTTTTCCCGGCGTCCAGTAGTCGTCACCGTCGAGGAGGGCGATGAGATCTCCCCGGGCTTCCTTCAGTGCGAGGTTTCTTGCGCCCGGGAGGCCTATGCCGTCAGCAGGAATTATCCGCAGCTTGTCTATTTCATCGGACAATTGCTCCAGCAGAGCTTGCGAGCCGTCACTTGAACCATCATTTACGACGATAATTTCGGCGATCTCCGAATAGGCAGTCTGATCCACGACGCTTCTTATCGCCTGTTCAATGAATTGCTCTTCATTGTGACAAGTCATGATTACCGTTATGGCCATGCAACCTTTTCCTGCTCGAACACGGATGCCGTACTAACTCGTTGCGGTGCTCTCTTCGATGCCGGTCTGGACCCGTCTCGTGCTTGCGGCGGGCCTTGCTCTCTGCGAGACGGCCCAAAAGACCAGGCTGGGGGCCATGGATGCAAGAATCGTTGCCATGAAGACGCGCGTGCCGGTTGCCTCGAAGCCGACATAGAAGGCCGGTGGAAGCAGAAGCAAGATGGGCAGAATGCGCGCCTGCGCTTGCGTTATGCGCCGGTTCAGCTGGAGATGATGGGCAACCTTCAAGTTTCGCAGAAGCGCGACTACCCATATCAGGATGTAGAAGGCGAGGCCGACAATGCCGTTCTCTACGATAATCCGTAGAAATTCGCCGTGAATGCTGACCAGGAGAAAAGACGGAAGAAAAGCGAACTCTCTTCGCATGATATCCGTGTAGGCGTTGGTGCCAATTCCGAAGAGCGGGTTTTCGGAAGACATGCGCTTCACCTGCTCGAACGAAAACTCTCGCGCGGCGTTGCTCAACGATGTGGGCATCTGTCCCTCTGCCATTGCTGAAAGAGAGATATCCGTGGTCGTGGGTTCCAGCAGCGTGTTTACCTGCCTGGTGATGTAGGGGTCATCGACTAGCGTCGCGAGAATCGAGAGAGCAAAAATGCCGGCGGCCAACACGGGAATGGCAGCCACGAAGCGGCCACGGCTGAGAAGTGCAACGGTAATGATGCCGAACGCGAGTAGCGCCTTGCGTTCGCCCGAAAGGAATACGGCAATGCCGACTACAATCCACAACGCCCAGTAAAGGCGTCGGCGGGCGTCGGGCGCGAACAGAATGAAAACCGACAACAACATGGGCAGGAAGGTAAAAGCCGCCTTGGGATCGTTGAGGCGTTTCCAGCCGGACCATTGCCCTTGCGAAATGTGCCAGCCGATATTGTAGATCATTACGCCGATCAGGCCGATGAGGAGTATTTTCCCCATGAGCTTGTAGTCGAGGCGATCGCCCACCGCGTTCAAGACGAATGCAAAGCCAAGGATCAGCGTTACCTGGAACAACTCGCGTATTCCGTTACCGGTGTAATACCCGAACGCGGAAAGCGTGTGGACGATAAAGAAAGGGAGGAGGATCAGAAAGCCGAGATCAAGCCTCGCCCTCATGAACAGCCTGGGCTGTATTGCCACGAGCAGCAGGATAAAGGCGACGAGAATGTCGAAGGGCCTCAGCTGGATAATGCCAAGACTCATTTTCGTGGCGAGAAAAAGTGTTACGGCGCTAACCGGAATAAGAAAATTCAGCATTCGGCCACATCTGAATTTTGACGTTCCGCCGAGAGCGGCCATGCTCGCTGTCCGCGCGGCCGGCCGCCCCGGTCCGAGAAAAGCTGAGCGTACACTTCATGAATTTTTTCGCCCATCACCCGTGCGTCCCAGGGAGACAGATCGGCATCGGCGCTTGCCTGTGAAAAGCGCGCCCGAAGGTCCGGGTTCTCGAGCAGCTTCTCGATTGACGATGCGAAGCCGGAGAAATCATCGGAGGCAACTACGTATCCATTCTCTCCGTGCCTTACCACCGCTTCGATGCCAGGAAGGCGCGTGACGACGATGGGCTTTCCGGCGAGACCGTATTGAACGATGGAGCGCGGCAAGCCTTCCCGCTGGGAGGTGAAGACACAAATGTCGCAAGCCGCGAGGACGCTCTCCACATCATTCCGAAATCCGAGAATCCGCACACGGGCTGCAAGTGCCGCCTCGTCGATCATTTTCTGGAGAAGGGGGCGTTCGGGGCCGTCACCGGCCATGACGAGCAGTGCGCTCTTATGGCGGCCGAGCAAGGGCAGCAAAGTTTGCAGAAGCTCCCTGTGACGCTTTCGGCGCTCGAGAACCGCCACATAGCCTATTACCACTGCACCCGGCGTTTCATGGCGCAGCGTGGCAATGTCGTTTGCCGGTGCGGCGCGGCGGAAGCGTTCGACATCCATGCCGCTCCGGACCACGAAATGATTTGTCACATTGCCCAATCCGTTCGCAAGACACAGGTCCCGCATACCGTCGCTCACATCGATGAAGGCATGTGTCCGCAGAGCTGCCACTTTTTCGAGCAGGAGATAAATTGTCCGTTTAAGAAACGGTTCGTCTGTGAAAGGAAGGATATGAACCCCGTGGACGACGGCGGCCCTCGGAACGGCCAAGGCGGCCAGGCGGCCCACGAACCCGGCCTTGCTTGTGTGAGTGTGGATAATGTCCGGACGGATTTTCCGGTAGAGTCGCGCGAGGCTCACAAGCGCGATCAGATCGTTGAAGGGAGATGCATCCCTCACCAAGGAGGGAACGGCAATGGCGTTTACCCTCGGATCGAGAAGGTCGAGCATCCGTTTCGTGAACTCGTTCCCGTAAAGGAGCCAGACTTCAAACCCAGCCTCAGCCTGATGATTGCAGGTCAGGAGAGTATTTTCGTCCGCTCCGCCGTTAACGAAACGGGTGATAACGTGAACAATTTTAGGCACGGGCTCGCTCATCCGCTCCACATGTCCCCGGGGTATCCACGGACTGTACTCTTTTGCTGACACAGCTTCAGTATCACAGAAATTCAGCCGATTTTCTTGTTCAATTTAGGGCGCAGCGGGAAGCGCCGTTATTGTTCCACGGCATCGGTAGCCACTTTTTAATGAATGGAATTGGCATTCATTTAAATGCAGAATGAAGCATTCGCGATGGCGGACCGGTCAGGAGATTTGCAATGGTTGCGTATGACAGGCAGACCTACAACGCTCCAAATCCAATGGCGCGTCTCGCACATCGGGCGCGTTACGGAAATGCGGATAGGCTTATCGCCAAGTATCTGAAGCCCGATGGCGTGATGCTCGATTACGGTTGCGGCGATGGACGTATGTTACGCCGCGTCCGGGAATTTGCTCCGGCCGCCGATCTCATCGGCTATGAACCCCTGATGCAGGGGGAAGGCGAGGGGTACAGGCGCTTTACGCATGAAGAAGACGCCAGAGGGTGTCGCTATGATCTGGTAACCGCCTTTGAGGTTCTGGAACACCTGTTGCCGGAAGACATCGGCAAATTTGTGACACTCACCAAGGACACCATCAAGGCCGATGGCCGTGTGATCATAAGTGTGCCGATCATGCTGGGGCCGGTTCTCATCCCCAAGGTGATAAATGCGCAGTTCATTCGCAAGTCAGCCTGGAAATACAGCTTTTCCGAACTTGTGCGGGGGGCGATTTTCCTCAAACCGGTGCCGCGTTACCACGGTTCGTAATATTTGTCGCATAAGGGCTTCGACTGGCGAGAGCTCCGGACGCAACTCATGCAAGAGTTCAAGCTTCAGGAGGAATGCTTTTCACCATTCCCCGCCTTGCCCTGGGGGTTAAACAGCCAGTGGTTCGGCGTGTTCTCCCCGCGCTAGCGGCCGACACTCGTATAGTCGAATCCGAGGGGAACGATTTCCTCTGATTTGTAGATATTCCGAAGGTCGATCATCACCCGCCGGCGAAGCGCTTTTCCAAGACGCTCGATATTGAGCGCACGATATTCGTTCCATTCGGTGATGATCACCACGGCATCTGCGTCCTTGGCTGTCAAATAAGGGTCATCACAATAGATCACGCTATCGGGCAAGAGGTGCTTTGCTTCCTTGATGCTTTGTGGATCGTGGGCCTGAACCGTGGCGCCGCGATCAATCAAGCCGGGCACGATATCGAGTGACGGTGCGTCCCGCATGTCGTCCGTTTCCGGTTTGAAGGCAAGGCCCAGAATGGCGATTGTCTTTCCTTTGACCGAGCCGCCACAGGCGCTCTCGATCTTGTCCACCATGCGCTTCTTCCGGGCGGCGTTGGCTTCCACGACCGCTTCGACGATGCGGGTGGGTGCCTGGTACTGTTCTGCGGTGCGAACGAGCGCCATGGTGTCCTTTGGAAAGCAGGATCCGCCATAGCCAGGTCCGGCATGAAGAAATTTGGATCCGATGCGCCGGTCCAGACCGATGCCTCTCGCGACATCCTGAACATTCGCGCCGGTTTTTTCGCAAATATCGGCCATTTCGTTGATGAAGGTGATCTTGGTCGCCAGAAAAGCATTGGCCGCATATTTGATAAGTTCAGCGGTGCGCCGGTTTGTGAACATTATCGGCGTCTCGTTGAGGTTGAGCGGGCGGTAAAGCTTTCGAAGAACTTCTCTTGCTCGCTCATCATCGGCGCCAACCACAACCCGGTCCGGCCGCTTGAAGTCGTCGATGGCAGCGCCTTCGCGCAGGAATTCAGGATTGGAGGCAACCGAAAAGTCAGCCTCCGGAGCGACGCGGCGGATGATCGCTTCAACTTCGTCGGCCGTACCGACGGGCACGGTGGATTTTGTCACAATAACCGTGTACCGCGAGAGCAGGGCGGCGATTTCCTCAGCTGCCGCATAAACATAGGAAAGATCGGCGTGACCATCTCCTCGGCGTGTGGGGGTGCCGACGGCGATGAAGACAGCATCGACATCTTTCATGGCGCTGGAAAGGTCGGTCGTGAAGGAGAGGCGGCCTGCGAAGCGGTTGCCATTCACCAGGACGTCCAATCCCGGCTCGTAGATCGGAATTTCCCCTTGGAGCAATGCGTTGATCTTCCGCTCGTCCTTATCGACACACGTGACCGTGTGGCCAAAGTCGGCGAAGCAGGCCCCCGAGACAAGCCCGACATAACCCGATCCAATCATTGCTATTCGCATACTACGCCTCTGCTCAAGTTTGCCTCCCGGTTACGTCATAGCGTTTTTGCGAACTTAAATGAAGCGTTCGCGCGGGCTGGGTTGCATTCACCCTCGCTTGTGGCCCATCTTCTCTCGTGATCGGCGGCTATTCATTCCAAGGGAACATGATGACGATTTTAGTGACAGGCGCTGCCGGATTTATCGGCAGTTATCTTTGCCACTATCTTCTCGACCGGGGTGACGAGGTGGTTGGCGTCGATGATCTTAATGATTATTACGACCCGGCTCTCAAGGCTGCACGGCTCGAACGGCTAACCGGCCGCAACGGGTTTTCTTTTGTAAGGGCCGATATTTCAGACAAGGATGCTCTCGCTGAAGCCGTCAGCGGGCGTCGTATTGCCAAGGTGGCGCATCTGGCCGCCCAGGCCGGTGTCCGGTATTCCCTTGAAAATCCGCGGGCCTATGTGCGGTCCAATCTGACCGGCCATCTTGAAATCCTGGAGCTGTGCCGGGGTCTCGGAACTGTCGAGCATCTGGTCTACGCCTCGTCCAGTTCGGTTTACGGCGGCAATGAGAAGGTGCCTTTCAGCGAGGCCGATCCCGTCGATCATCCCGTCTCGCTCTATGCGGCCACCAAAAAGGCCGATGAACTGATGAGCCATGCTTATGCTCATCTTTACGGCATCAAACAGACCGGATTGCGATTTTTTACGGTTTACGGGCCCTGGGGGCGCCCCGACATGGCCTATTGGATATTTACCGAGGCCATGCTCAAGGGAAAGCCCATCCGCGTCTTCAACGATGGGGATATGTGGCGGGATTTCACCTATATCGACGACATTATAAGCGGGACGGTGGCGGCACTCGACCATGCGCCTGCCGGCAAGGGGGCTCCCCACCGCATTTACAATATCGGGCACAATAAGCCCGAACGTCTCGGCCGCTTTATAGACATTCTGGAGGAAGTGCTGGGTGTGAAGGCGGTGCGCCAGTACGAGCCTATGCAGCCTGGCGACGTACCCCGGACGTTTGCGGATATTACCGCCATTGAGCGCGATCTCGGCTTCTCTCCCAAGACGGGTCTCCGCGAGGGCCTTGCCGCTTTCGCCGACTGGTATCGGGGCTATTACAGAATATAGCGAGGACTTGCGCGGAGGCCGGAAAAACGCTCAATTCCCTCGTTCCGAGGCCGGGTTTGGGCCGAGCATTTCGATGGGGAAAGAGTGTGACGGCTTCGAGACCGAAACGGGCCCTTATAACGGGCATTACCGGACAGGATGGCGCCTGGCTCGCGCGATTGCTGTTGGACAAAGGCTATATTGTCCACGGTGTGAAGCGCCGCTCTTCATCTTTCAATACCGGCCGCATCGACGATCTTTACCAGGATCCGCATCTCGATAGCGTGCGCCTGTTTTTGCACTATGGCGACCTGACCGACGCGACGAACCTGATCCGTATCGTGCAGGAAACCCAGCCGGACGAAATCTACAATCTTGCGGCACAAAGCCATGTCCATGTGAGCTTCGAAACACCCGAATATACCGCCAATGCAGATGCAGTCGGTACATTGCGCTTGCTGGAGGCGATACGCATTCTCGGCATGTCGGAGACGGTCCGGTTCTACCAGGCATCGACTTCGGAGCTCTACGGCAAGGCCCAGGAAACCCCGCAGAATGAGCGAACGCCTTTTTATCCCCGCAGCCCCTATGCCGTCGCGAAACTTTACGCTTTCTGGACCACGGTGAATTACCGCGAGGCCTACGGGATGCATGCCTCCAACGGCATATTGTTCAATCACGAGGGGCCGACGCGCGGTGAAACCTTTGTGACGCGCAAGATAACGCGGGCGGTGGCGGCCATTGAGCTTGGTCTGCAGGACGTTCTTTATCTCGGCAATATCGATGCGCGGCGCGACTGGGGTCATGCGCGCGACTATGCCGAGGGGATGTGGCGCATCGTTCAACAGGATGAACCGGACGATTATGTTCTCGCGACCGGCGAGACGCATTCCGTGC
Above is a window of Parvibaculum lavamentivorans DS-1 DNA encoding:
- the gmd gene encoding GDP-mannose 4,6-dehydratase encodes the protein MTASRPKRALITGITGQDGAWLARLLLDKGYIVHGVKRRSSSFNTGRIDDLYQDPHLDSVRLFLHYGDLTDATNLIRIVQETQPDEIYNLAAQSHVHVSFETPEYTANADAVGTLRLLEAIRILGMSETVRFYQASTSELYGKAQETPQNERTPFYPRSPYAVAKLYAFWTTVNYREAYGMHASNGILFNHEGPTRGETFVTRKITRAVAAIELGLQDVLYLGNIDARRDWGHARDYAEGMWRIVQQDEPDDYVLATGETHSVREFVELAFAEVGRHIAWKGEGADETGVDAVNGKVLVRIDPRYFRPTEVDVLLGDPSKAHQKLGWRHTTQFPELVAEMVAADLKTVAREASRIGRHD
- a CDS encoding SDR family NAD(P)-dependent oxidoreductase produces the protein MTILVTGAAGFIGSYLCHYLLDRGDEVVGVDDLNDYYDPALKAARLERLTGRNGFSFVRADISDKDALAEAVSGRRIAKVAHLAAQAGVRYSLENPRAYVRSNLTGHLEILELCRGLGTVEHLVYASSSSVYGGNEKVPFSEADPVDHPVSLYAATKKADELMSHAYAHLYGIKQTGLRFFTVYGPWGRPDMAYWIFTEAMLKGKPIRVFNDGDMWRDFTYIDDIISGTVAALDHAPAGKGAPHRIYNIGHNKPERLGRFIDILEEVLGVKAVRQYEPMQPGDVPRTFADITAIERDLGFSPKTGLREGLAAFADWYRGYYRI
- a CDS encoding UDP-glucose dehydrogenase family protein codes for the protein MRIAMIGSGYVGLVSGACFADFGHTVTCVDKDERKINALLQGEIPIYEPGLDVLVNGNRFAGRLSFTTDLSSAMKDVDAVFIAVGTPTRRGDGHADLSYVYAAAEEIAALLSRYTVIVTKSTVPVGTADEVEAIIRRVAPEADFSVASNPEFLREGAAIDDFKRPDRVVVGADDERAREVLRKLYRPLNLNETPIMFTNRRTAELIKYAANAFLATKITFINEMADICEKTGANVQDVARGIGLDRRIGSKFLHAGPGYGGSCFPKDTMALVRTAEQYQAPTRIVEAVVEANAARKKRMVDKIESACGGSVKGKTIAILGLAFKPETDDMRDAPSLDIVPGLIDRGATVQAHDPQSIKEAKHLLPDSVIYCDDPYLTAKDADAVVIITEWNEYRALNIERLGKALRRRVMIDLRNIYKSEEIVPLGFDYTSVGR